In a single window of the Gossypium hirsutum isolate 1008001.06 chromosome D02, Gossypium_hirsutum_v2.1, whole genome shotgun sequence genome:
- the LOC107927991 gene encoding V-type proton ATPase subunit c2 has product MASAFSGDETAPFFGFLGAAAALVFSCMGAAYGTAKSGVGVASMGVMRPELVMKSIVPVVMAGVLGIYGLIIAVIISTGINPKAKSYYLFDGYAHLSSGLACGLAGLSAGMAIGIVGDAGVRANAQQPKLFVGMILILIFAEALALYGLIVGIILSSRAGQSRAE; this is encoded by the exons ATGGCTTCTGCATTCAGCGGCGATGAAACGGCTCCGTTCTTCGGCTTCCTCGGCGCCGCCGCCGCTCTTGTCTTCTCTT GTATGGGAGCTGCATACGGGACCGCTAAGAGCGGTGTCGGTGTGGCATCTATGGGTGTGATGAGGCCAGAATTGGTGATGAAATCGATTGTACCCGTTGTTATGGCTGGTGTTTTGGGTATTTACGGGTTGATTATTGCTGTCATTATTAGTACCGGGATCAATCCTAAGGCAAAATCGTATTACCTTTTCGATGGTTATGCCCATCTTTCATCTGGTCTTGCTTGTGGCCTTGCCGGTCTTTCTGCTGGAATGGCTATTGGAATTGTTGGTGATGCCGGTGTCAG AGCTAATGCACAACAACCAAAACTTTTTGTTGGAATGATCCTTATCCTCATCTTTGCCGAAGCTTTGGCTCTTTACGGCCTTATTGTCGGCATCATCTTGTCTTCCCGAGCTGGCCAATCTAGAGCAGAATAA